In one Candidatus Nealsonbacteria bacterium genomic region, the following are encoded:
- a CDS encoding V-type ATP synthase subunit B — MIKEYKTLKEVAGPILIIDKVSDVKYEELVEVELADGSIRRGRVLEITDTQAIVQMFEDTRGINLESGKARFIGKTMEIGVSTDMLGRVFNGSGKPKDGRPEIVPEKRMDINGIPLNPYARDYPNDFIQTGISTIDGLNTLVRGQKLPIFSGAGLPHSDIAAQIARQAKVKSEEGSSEKNPFVVIFGAMGITFEEANFFIEEFKKTGAIERAVLFLNLANDPVVERITLPRLALTTAEYLAFEKDMHVLVILTDITNYCEALREIGAARKEIPGRRGYPGYLYTDLSTLYERAGRVKGKKGSITQIPILTMPEDDKTHPIPDLTGYITEGQIMLSRELYRQGIQTCVDVLPSLSRLKDKGIGEGKTREDHSSVLNQLFAAYARGKEVRELAVILGEAALSAVDKNYLEFANSFEEKFVKQGRDEDRSIEETLTIGWDLLSILPKSELKRVKDEHIKKYLSTK, encoded by the coding sequence ATGATCAAAGAATACAAAACATTAAAAGAAGTTGCCGGTCCTATTCTTATCATAGATAAGGTCAGCGACGTAAAATATGAAGAGCTAGTTGAGGTAGAATTAGCAGATGGCTCAATAAGAAGGGGTAGAGTTCTTGAAATTACTGATACCCAAGCGATTGTTCAAATGTTTGAGGATACTCGTGGTATTAACCTAGAGTCTGGAAAAGCCCGGTTTATAGGTAAGACTATGGAAATCGGTGTTTCTACCGATATGTTGGGAAGGGTTTTTAATGGTTCAGGAAAACCAAAGGATGGACGCCCAGAGATTGTGCCAGAAAAAAGAATGGACATTAATGGTATTCCTTTAAATCCTTATGCTAGAGATTATCCTAATGATTTTATTCAAACTGGAATTTCAACGATTGATGGATTGAATACCTTAGTTAGAGGACAAAAACTTCCTATCTTCTCAGGAGCTGGTCTCCCGCATTCAGATATTGCTGCACAAATCGCTCGTCAAGCAAAGGTAAAAAGTGAAGAAGGTTCATCTGAAAAGAATCCGTTTGTTGTTATCTTTGGGGCTATGGGTATTACTTTTGAAGAAGCTAATTTCTTCATCGAAGAATTTAAAAAAACTGGTGCAATTGAAAGAGCTGTTCTTTTTTTAAACTTAGCAAATGATCCAGTAGTGGAACGTATTACTTTGCCTCGTTTGGCATTAACCACTGCTGAATATTTAGCCTTTGAGAAAGACATGCATGTTTTGGTTATCTTAACTGACATCACTAACTATTGTGAAGCTTTGCGTGAAATTGGAGCAGCAAGAAAAGAAATTCCTGGAAGGAGAGGTTATCCTGGATATCTCTATACTGACCTTTCAACTCTTTATGAAAGAGCTGGAAGAGTTAAAGGAAAAAAAGGATCAATCACTCAAATACCAATCCTTACCATGCCTGAAGATGATAAAACTCATCCGATTCCAGACCTAACCGGATATATTACTGAAGGACAGATTATGCTTTCTCGTGAACTTTATCGACAAGGAATTCAAACTTGTGTAGATGTTTTACCATCTCTATCAAGGTTGAAGGATAAGGGTATTGGAGAAGGAAAAACAAGAGAAGATCATTCAAGCGTTCTTAATCAACTTTTTGCTGCTTATGCTCGTGGAAAAGAAGTTAGGGAATTGGCGGTGATTTTAGGAGAAGCAGCTCTTTCAGCTGTTGATAAAAATTATCTTGAATTTGCAAATAGCTTTGAAGAAAAGTTTGTAAAGCAAGGAAGAGATGAAGATCGCTCCATCGAAGAAACCCTTACTATCGGTTGGGATCTTTTATCAATCTTGCCTAAATCTGAATTGAAAAGAGTAAAGGACGAACATATTAAAAAATATTTGTCTACTAAATAA
- the lysS gene encoding lysine--tRNA ligase, producing the protein MTNHNQHWSEKIADQVIERFPNNDTYTCAAGISPSGVVHFGNFRDVATAYAVAEALKKKGKKVRLIFSWDDYDRLRKVPHGIDPSFEEYIGTSLSAIPSPNENYSSYAEKFEKKFEKAMEAVGIELDYRYQTKEYNSGRYDDLIIHALRKRKELADILLSFMSEKGKANKNIDPEKYKNEYYPISVYSQFTGKDNTKVIDYDGNSTITYKCFDSGKTETIDIRKKRIVKLSWKVDWAMRWKEEEVNFEPGGADHAAPGGSYDVSKNIAKDIFDITPPLFQEYLFVGIQGLGSKMSGSKGNVISPDDLLEIYTPELLKWTYFRRIPNQTFELSFGSEIYKQYSEFDNDILKLNEGTLENSGKFALNLSGVYQEDRLPNIPFRQAVAFGQIVQWDKNKLSHILKGMELNYDPKSIDERIEKAKNWLEKYNNDQVIRILDQINFVYVNQMNPEQKEQVNSLMESLKEKEDLSIKELDTIVYAIPKKEELSIKENAPLQRAFFKDVYNLLIGKDTGPRLSTFLWAADRKKVINLLDIKKGS; encoded by the coding sequence ATGACAAATCATAATCAACATTGGTCAGAGAAAATAGCTGATCAAGTAATTGAACGATTTCCTAATAACGATACCTATACCTGTGCAGCAGGGATAAGCCCCTCAGGTGTAGTTCATTTTGGAAATTTTAGAGATGTGGCAACCGCCTATGCTGTGGCCGAAGCTCTTAAAAAGAAAGGTAAAAAAGTTCGCCTAATTTTCTCTTGGGATGATTATGATAGACTTAGAAAAGTCCCCCATGGCATTGACCCCTCTTTTGAAGAATATATTGGTACGTCGTTATCAGCTATTCCTTCTCCTAATGAAAACTATTCTTCTTACGCTGAAAAATTTGAAAAGAAATTTGAGAAAGCCATGGAAGCTGTTGGAATTGAATTAGACTACCGATATCAAACAAAAGAATACAATTCTGGAAGATATGATGATCTCATTATTCATGCTCTTCGAAAAAGAAAAGAATTAGCCGATATTCTCTTATCTTTTATGAGTGAAAAGGGAAAAGCTAATAAAAATATTGATCCTGAAAAATATAAAAATGAATATTATCCTATTTCAGTCTATTCTCAATTTACCGGAAAGGATAACACAAAAGTTATTGATTATGACGGCAACTCAACGATAACTTATAAATGCTTTGATAGTGGAAAGACCGAAACTATTGATATAAGAAAAAAAAGAATCGTAAAATTATCCTGGAAAGTTGATTGGGCTATGCGATGGAAAGAAGAAGAAGTTAACTTTGAGCCAGGCGGAGCAGATCATGCAGCTCCTGGAGGAAGCTACGATGTATCCAAAAATATCGCTAAAGATATATTCGATATCACTCCCCCCTTATTTCAAGAATATCTATTCGTTGGAATACAAGGGTTGGGCAGTAAAATGTCCGGATCTAAGGGTAATGTTATTTCCCCTGATGATCTTCTTGAAATATATACCCCAGAACTACTTAAATGGACTTATTTCAGAAGAATACCAAACCAAACCTTTGAACTTTCTTTCGGTAGCGAAATATACAAACAATACAGTGAGTTTGATAATGATATTTTAAAACTGAACGAGGGGACACTCGAAAATTCAGGAAAATTCGCGTTGAATCTTTCTGGTGTTTATCAAGAAGATAGACTACCAAATATTCCTTTTCGACAGGCGGTTGCCTTTGGTCAAATTGTACAGTGGGATAAAAATAAATTGAGTCATATCCTTAAAGGTATGGAACTCAACTACGATCCTAAATCAATTGATGAAAGAATTGAAAAAGCCAAGAACTGGTTAGAAAAATACAATAATGATCAAGTAATAAGAATCCTAGATCAAATTAATTTTGTTTATGTTAATCAAATGAATCCTGAGCAAAAAGAACAGGTAAATTCTTTAATGGAATCATTGAAAGAAAAGGAAGACCTTTCAATAAAAGAATTAGATACAATAGTTTACGCTATTCCTAAAAAAGAGGAGCTATCTATTAAAGAAAATGCTCCCCTTCAGAGGGCTTTCTTTAAAGATGTCTATAATCTCCTAATCGGAAAAGATACGGGTCCCAGACTATCAACCTTTCTCTGGGCAGCTGATCGAAAGAAAGTTATTAATCTCTTGGATATAAAAAAAGGCTCCTAA
- a CDS encoding V-type ATPase subunit, whose amino-acid sequence MSYPFASGKIRVLEKSLPDKVDIDRMVDAESAEKSFQVFNDTDLSDNLLNIQPHDFEKAIYADMIQMRDFAKQVSPDPKLFEFLFIKNDFHNIKVLLKSKMEGKSDYQEKIIPFGVFEAKDIENYIMNEDRKSLASELFTKSLDKIMKAPSLDKVDPICDKEYFNTLIGYTKKIKSNFITQLLISEIDFSNLRLALRVKDNIKDLHISGGNISSKKLAELQEGKDDKVVEYLKSKLTRSELKIFENYFTERKLWQFEKAVDDVLLAHLKEARKISFGPEVIVAYIKAKEIAFRNIRLIMTARLNGVEPIIIKERIRNVF is encoded by the coding sequence ATGTCTTATCCTTTTGCATCAGGTAAAATAAGGGTTTTAGAGAAAAGTCTTCCAGACAAGGTAGACATTGATCGTATGGTTGATGCCGAGAGCGCTGAAAAATCCTTTCAAGTATTTAATGATACTGACCTTTCGGATAATCTTTTAAACATTCAACCTCATGATTTTGAGAAAGCAATCTATGCAGATATGATTCAAATGCGCGACTTCGCAAAACAAGTATCTCCCGATCCAAAGCTGTTCGAATTCCTTTTTATAAAGAATGATTTTCATAATATAAAAGTATTATTAAAATCAAAAATGGAAGGTAAGAGTGATTATCAAGAAAAAATTATTCCCTTTGGCGTGTTTGAGGCAAAAGATATTGAGAACTATATTATGAACGAAGACCGAAAGTCATTAGCTAGCGAATTATTTACCAAGTCATTAGATAAGATAATGAAAGCTCCTTCCTTAGATAAAGTAGATCCAATCTGCGATAAAGAATATTTCAATACATTGATTGGCTATACAAAGAAAATAAAAAGTAATTTTATAACCCAGCTCCTTATTTCAGAGATTGATTTTTCAAACTTAAGATTAGCATTGAGGGTAAAAGATAATATTAAAGATTTACATATATCGGGAGGAAATATTTCTAGTAAAAAATTAGCCGAATTACAGGAAGGAAAAGATGATAAGGTTGTTGAATATCTTAAATCAAAGCTAACCAGATCTGAATTAAAAATATTTGAAAATTATTTTACTGAACGAAAATTATGGCAATTTGAGAAAGCAGTCGATGATGTTTTATTAGCTCATTTAAAAGAAGCTAGAAAAATATCATTTGGACCAGAAGTTATTGTTGCTTATATCAAAGCCAAGGAAATTGCTTTTCGTAATATTAGATTGATAATGACCGCAAGACTTAACGGAGTAGAACCGATTATCATAAAAGAAAGAATAAGAAACGTTTTTTAA
- a CDS encoding helix-turn-helix domain-containing protein produces the protein MSYKHFTLEQKNQLSVLLRTKTKKKEIAKLLRKGRTTIWKEQKRGMKKRQDLYYPSQDSKTSY, from the coding sequence ATGTCCTACAAACATTTTACACTAGAACAGAAAAATCAGCTATCTGTTCTGCTAAGAACCAAGACAAAGAAGAAGGAAATAGCAAAGCTTTTAAGAAAAGGAAGAACGACCATCTGGAAAGAACAAAAACGAGGAATGAAAAAACGTCAGGATCTCTACTATCCTTCTCAAGATTCAAAAACCTCATATTAA
- a CDS encoding V-type ATP synthase subunit D — MSKLAVNPTRMEMLKLKKRLKTAEQGHKLLKDKRDGLMKEFIQIIKEARQIRREIEPELQRAFEGFLFASASASPWKIEEALLVPRKKISLEADTKNVMGVNIPIFDYKEEDIPVAYSLTQTPSDLDEATETFSSVLRKMVNLAQIEHSAKLLAFEIEKTRRRVNALEYVFIPDIKETIKYIESKLTEQERSVLITLMKVKKQMTA; from the coding sequence ATGTCAAAGCTCGCAGTCAATCCAACACGAATGGAGATGCTTAAGCTTAAGAAAAGGCTTAAGACAGCAGAGCAAGGACACAAACTTCTTAAAGACAAGAGAGATGGTTTAATGAAAGAATTTATTCAAATCATTAAAGAGGCTCGACAGATTAGAAGAGAAATAGAGCCAGAGCTTCAAAGAGCTTTTGAGGGATTTCTTTTTGCTTCTGCTTCAGCTTCTCCTTGGAAAATAGAAGAAGCATTACTAGTGCCAAGAAAAAAGATAAGCCTAGAAGCGGACACAAAGAATGTTATGGGAGTAAACATTCCAATTTTTGATTACAAAGAAGAAGATATTCCTGTTGCCTATTCTTTGACTCAAACTCCATCAGACCTTGATGAGGCGACTGAAACTTTCTCCAGTGTTTTAAGGAAAATGGTTAACCTAGCTCAGATTGAACATTCAGCGAAATTACTTGCTTTTGAAATTGAAAAAACTAGACGTCGTGTTAACGCTCTAGAATATGTTTTTATACCGGATATAAAAGAGACGATAAAATACATCGAATCAAAACTTACCGAGCAAGAACGAAGTGTTTTAATCACACTGATGAAGGTTAAAAAACAAATGACAGCTTAG
- a CDS encoding V-type ATP synthase subunit I: MAVIEVSKIRIIGFKEDEENVLDCLQRRGVFEVIKSDAEKSYSDSGLDYDFAGVKFAIDFLSQFSDEKTSLMDKISGAKIKIKEKEFPNFLGSFPYKESVSKALDLESKLNESLSKEDEARKNIDLLSPWIALDNNPSTRETENIRFIFGTISEKDYIVLVQKLNKFKLTNTRVIDRKEKNVHLEVVFDKKIKEVDSILDEVGFEKKEIPFPGMMPRESIFMLESLIKKESSLREEIKKDTRELAKELNNLRIIFDILNTKKDQADANSEIYETDKVFAITGWVQERFIGKLMTELKGISDVIHVETLEPKEGEERPVNIDNTSFWSPFESVTKIYGLPQYNEIDPTPILAPFFILFFALCLTDAGYGLILMALSFLAIKVLKVPKSTHKMIRLLGYGGFVTFFVGALFGGWFGIDVNLMPASFSKIQLINPVENPITVLILSLAIGIFQVIFGIMVSFYWKVKNGKLKDAIFDDATWVFFLVAICLFIGLNTGLISDVYDNFIMIVFWIGLLGVVFAGGRKYSNPLLKIGVGIGSLYGLIGYFSDVLSYSRLLALGLATGIIAMVINMIASLAGEMIPYLGPVVALAILISGHTFNIVINTLGAFIHSGRLQFVEFFPKFMDGGGRNFNPLRRNLKFVEIIDD; encoded by the coding sequence ATGGCTGTAATAGAAGTTAGTAAAATAAGAATAATAGGCTTTAAGGAGGACGAGGAGAATGTCCTTGATTGTTTACAAAGAAGGGGAGTTTTTGAGGTCATCAAGAGTGATGCTGAAAAATCTTATTCTGATTCTGGTTTGGACTATGACTTTGCTGGGGTAAAATTTGCCATTGATTTTCTAAGTCAATTCTCAGATGAAAAAACATCCTTAATGGATAAAATATCAGGAGCTAAGATAAAAATTAAGGAAAAAGAATTCCCTAATTTTTTAGGCTCATTTCCTTACAAAGAATCAGTTTCAAAGGCTCTGGATTTAGAAAGTAAATTAAATGAGTCTTTGAGCAAGGAAGACGAGGCAAGAAAGAATATCGATCTTCTTTCACCTTGGATAGCCCTTGATAATAATCCCTCGACTAGGGAAACTGAGAATATTAGGTTCATTTTTGGGACAATCTCAGAAAAGGATTACATTGTTCTTGTTCAGAAGTTAAATAAGTTTAAACTTACTAATACTCGAGTTATTGATCGAAAGGAGAAAAACGTTCACCTAGAAGTTGTTTTTGATAAAAAAATCAAGGAAGTGGATAGTATTTTAGATGAGGTTGGTTTTGAAAAAAAAGAAATTCCCTTTCCTGGCATGATGCCAAGAGAGTCAATCTTTATGTTAGAATCTCTGATAAAAAAAGAGAGTTCTTTGAGAGAAGAGATTAAAAAAGATACTCGTGAACTAGCTAAAGAATTAAATAATTTAAGGATTATCTTTGATATTTTAAACACAAAAAAGGATCAGGCCGATGCTAATTCTGAAATATATGAAACAGATAAGGTTTTTGCCATAACCGGATGGGTTCAAGAGAGGTTTATTGGAAAGTTGATGACCGAACTAAAAGGTATATCTGACGTTATTCATGTTGAAACTTTGGAACCTAAAGAGGGAGAAGAAAGGCCCGTTAATATAGATAATACTTCTTTTTGGTCGCCATTTGAATCAGTCACTAAGATTTATGGTCTTCCTCAGTACAATGAAATTGATCCGACTCCAATTCTAGCACCATTCTTTATTTTATTTTTCGCTCTTTGTCTTACTGATGCTGGCTATGGTTTAATTCTCATGGCCCTTTCCTTTTTAGCCATCAAAGTGTTAAAAGTTCCCAAATCAACACATAAAATGATCCGCCTCCTTGGATATGGGGGTTTTGTAACTTTTTTTGTAGGAGCTTTGTTTGGGGGATGGTTTGGAATAGATGTAAATTTAATGCCGGCATCTTTTTCTAAAATTCAGTTGATTAATCCAGTTGAAAACCCGATCACCGTATTAATACTTAGTTTAGCAATAGGAATTTTTCAAGTCATTTTCGGTATCATGGTATCATTTTACTGGAAGGTTAAGAATGGGAAGTTAAAAGATGCAATTTTTGATGATGCCACTTGGGTCTTTTTTTTGGTCGCCATTTGTTTATTTATAGGTCTTAATACTGGACTAATAAGCGATGTTTATGATAACTTTATTATGATAGTTTTCTGGATTGGGCTCTTAGGAGTAGTTTTTGCCGGAGGAAGAAAGTATTCAAACCCATTACTTAAGATTGGAGTTGGAATTGGAAGCCTCTACGGGCTAATTGGTTATTTCTCTGATGTTCTTTCTTATTCAAGATTGTTAGCACTAGGACTAGCCACCGGTATTATTGCCATGGTCATTAATATGATTGCAAGTCTTGCTGGAGAAATGATTCCTTATCTTGGACCTGTAGTCGCTTTAGCGATATTGATTAGTGGACACACTTTTAATATTGTAATAAATACGCTTGGTGCTTTTATTCACTCTGGGAGATTACAGTTTGTAGAGTTTTTCCCAAAATTTATGGATGGAGGGGGGAGGAATTTTAATCCTTTACGAAGAAATTTAAAATTTGTTGAGATTATCGATGATTAA
- the dnaX gene encoding DNA polymerase III subunit gamma/tau, producing MNNLVFYRKYRPKSFSEVVGQEYIIKTITNAISSEKVSHAYLFCGPKGSGKTTVARLLAKAVNCEDMTGFEPCNKCANCIEISRGASMDLLEIDAASHRGIDDIRELKEGIRFAPTRSKKKVYIIDESHQLTKEASNALLKMLEEAPDHVVFILATTEAHKMIPTIISRCQRFDFRKLILPEIVKRLEILAKKEKIKISNDALRLIASNSEGALRDAESLLGQISSFFIGSDVEIKGEDIEGLLGLVDTGLVSGITDLIIEKKAKEALNYINDLLDKGKDPQEFLKALINYLRKALVLKVVGSDEAKNPNSSVINSILTGLTKEDFQKLQEQVSKTTREDLIKTINTLLEAQNKMRYASIIQLPLELAIVDIIGITE from the coding sequence ATGAATAATCTTGTTTTTTATAGAAAATACAGACCAAAATCTTTCTCTGAGGTTGTTGGGCAGGAGTATATTATCAAAACGATTACTAATGCTATTTCCTCAGAAAAGGTTTCTCACGCTTATCTTTTCTGTGGTCCCAAGGGATCAGGAAAGACTACTGTAGCAAGACTTTTAGCTAAGGCAGTCAACTGTGAAGATATGACCGGATTTGAGCCTTGCAACAAGTGTGCTAATTGTATTGAGATATCTAGAGGTGCTTCAATGGATTTATTGGAAATAGATGCGGCATCTCATAGGGGAATTGATGATATTCGAGAATTAAAAGAGGGAATAAGGTTTGCCCCTACCAGATCTAAGAAAAAAGTATATATCATTGATGAATCACATCAATTAACAAAAGAAGCATCTAATGCTCTTTTGAAGATGCTTGAAGAAGCACCGGATCATGTTGTTTTTATCCTTGCTACCACTGAGGCACATAAGATGATTCCAACTATTATCTCAAGATGTCAAAGGTTTGACTTTAGGAAGTTAATTCTTCCTGAGATTGTTAAGAGGCTTGAAATTTTAGCCAAGAAAGAGAAGATAAAGATTAGTAATGATGCCTTAAGATTAATTGCTTCTAATTCTGAAGGAGCCTTGCGAGATGCAGAAAGTCTTTTGGGACAGATTTCATCTTTCTTTATCGGAAGTGATGTGGAGATAAAAGGGGAAGATATTGAAGGGTTACTTGGTTTGGTTGATACGGGATTAGTATCTGGTATAACGGATTTGATAATAGAGAAGAAAGCTAAAGAAGCCCTTAACTACATCAATGATTTATTAGATAAGGGAAAGGATCCCCAAGAGTTTTTAAAGGCTTTAATTAATTACTTAAGAAAGGCATTGGTCTTAAAAGTTGTAGGATCAGATGAAGCTAAGAATCCTAATAGTTCTGTTATTAATTCCATTCTTACCGGATTGACTAAAGAGGATTTTCAAAAACTTCAAGAACAAGTATCAAAGACTACAAGAGAGGATTTAATAAAGACCATAAACACATTACTTGAAGCCCAGAATAAGATGAGATATGCCTCAATAATTCAACTTCCCTTGGAGCTTGCAATAGTTGATATTATTGGTATAACTGAATAG
- a CDS encoding V-type ATP synthase subunit K has product MTEGIAIAMLGASLAVIFSGIGSSIGVGLAGQAGSGVVSEEPEKFGKVLLLQALPGTQGIYGFLGAVIALQKIGLLGGVVPELTLAQGWGIFFACLPIAFTGLTSGIFQGKVSAAGMGIIAKQPAESGKAIILSAMVETYAVIGLLATILMINGINLG; this is encoded by the coding sequence ATGACTGAAGGAATCGCAATAGCTATGCTGGGAGCTTCATTGGCCGTTATTTTTTCTGGAATTGGATCTTCAATTGGAGTTGGACTTGCTGGACAGGCTGGTTCTGGAGTTGTTTCCGAAGAGCCAGAAAAATTCGGAAAAGTACTTTTACTTCAAGCTCTTCCTGGAACCCAGGGCATCTACGGTTTTCTAGGAGCAGTTATAGCTCTTCAGAAGATAGGTCTTTTAGGAGGAGTAGTACCCGAATTAACACTTGCCCAGGGATGGGGAATATTTTTTGCTTGCCTACCAATTGCTTTTACAGGACTAACCTCTGGGATATTTCAAGGAAAAGTATCTGCTGCTGGTATGGGCATTATTGCTAAACAACCAGCTGAAAGTGGTAAAGCTATCATTCTTTCCGCAATGGTAGAGACTTACGCAGTTATCGGTCTTCTAGCAACTATTCTTATGATTAACGGAATAAATCTAGGATAA
- a CDS encoding GtrA family protein has translation MLTNLIGTLNIFIDLGVLNFLIALTSITVSLYYTLFKSISLLVAATNSYFWNKHWTFK, from the coding sequence TTGTTAACTAATTTAATAGGAACATTAAATATTTTTATTGATTTGGGTGTTTTGAATTTTTTAATAGCCCTTACTTCAATTACTGTCAGCTTATATTATACTCTATTTAAGTCCATTTCTCTCTTAGTTGCTGCAACAAACAGTTATTTCTGGAATAAACATTGGACTTTTAAGTAA
- a CDS encoding V-type ATP synthase subunit A: MEETKEKKGIIVKVSGPLVVARGMNEAKMYDVVKVGDEKLVGEIIELKDDQASIQVYENTSGVGPGEPVFLTKKPISVELGPGLIESIYDGIQRPLSLLYKESGDYIARGVEVPGIDREKKWSFKPNVNIGDIVSGGDILGEVEETVLVPHKIMVPPFVKGEVVDIKEGSFTVEETVATIKTEKGDKNIPMIQIWPIREPRPIKEKIKPDQLLITGQRVIDAFFPVAKGGTACVPGPFGSGKTVVQHQLAKWADADIIVFIGCGERGNEMTDVLQEFPELKDPRTGESLMKRTILIANTSNMPVAAREASIYTGITIAEYFRDMGYKVALMADSTSRWAEAMREISGRLEEMPGEEGYPAYLGSRTAAFYERAGRVICLGDKSNREGSLTVIGAVSPPGGDLSEPVTQNTLRVVKVFWGLDSKLAYARHFPAINWLTSYSLYSDDLNNFMKKEAGEEWPEMRATAMRLLQKEDELKSIVQLVGVDALSPKEQLILATTQSIREDFLHQNAFDDVDTYTSLTKMFWMLKVILELHERSISLLDSGRPLKDVIGLPVREGIGKIKFIPESEIDKFKEIINEIKESTNNQ; encoded by the coding sequence ATGGAGGAAACAAAAGAAAAAAAAGGAATAATCGTTAAGGTTTCAGGACCTCTAGTTGTTGCTCGAGGAATGAATGAAGCTAAAATGTACGATGTGGTCAAGGTTGGTGATGAAAAACTTGTTGGAGAAATAATTGAGCTTAAAGATGATCAAGCATCTATTCAGGTTTATGAAAATACTTCAGGTGTTGGTCCAGGAGAACCAGTATTTTTAACCAAGAAACCCATCTCAGTAGAGCTTGGACCGGGACTAATTGAGTCTATCTACGACGGCATACAAAGGCCATTAAGTTTGCTTTACAAGGAAAGTGGTGATTATATCGCCCGAGGAGTTGAAGTTCCAGGTATCGATCGTGAGAAGAAATGGAGTTTTAAACCCAATGTTAATATTGGAGATATTGTTAGTGGGGGAGATATTCTTGGTGAAGTGGAGGAAACAGTTTTAGTTCCTCATAAAATAATGGTACCTCCTTTTGTAAAAGGAGAGGTAGTTGATATAAAAGAGGGAAGTTTTACTGTAGAAGAAACAGTGGCTACGATAAAAACTGAAAAAGGAGACAAAAATATTCCAATGATTCAGATTTGGCCTATTCGTGAACCTAGACCAATAAAAGAAAAAATTAAACCAGACCAGCTCCTTATTACCGGACAAAGAGTAATCGATGCTTTTTTTCCAGTTGCTAAAGGTGGTACAGCTTGTGTTCCCGGACCCTTTGGTAGTGGAAAAACTGTAGTTCAACACCAATTAGCTAAATGGGCCGATGCTGACATTATAGTATTTATCGGATGTGGAGAAAGAGGAAATGAGATGACCGATGTTTTACAAGAATTCCCTGAACTTAAAGATCCGCGTACTGGAGAATCTTTAATGAAAAGAACAATCTTGATTGCTAATACTTCAAATATGCCTGTAGCTGCTCGTGAAGCTTCTATTTATACCGGCATAACAATTGCAGAATATTTTAGAGATATGGGATACAAGGTAGCTTTAATGGCTGACTCAACATCACGTTGGGCAGAAGCTATGAGAGAAATATCAGGACGTCTTGAAGAGATGCCTGGTGAAGAAGGTTATCCAGCATATCTTGGATCTAGGACCGCAGCTTTTTATGAAAGAGCGGGAAGAGTCATTTGTCTTGGAGATAAATCTAATCGTGAAGGTTCGCTTACTGTGATTGGAGCAGTTTCACCTCCAGGAGGAGATCTTTCAGAACCAGTTACCCAAAACACGCTCAGAGTTGTGAAGGTTTTTTGGGGATTAGATAGTAAGCTTGCATATGCAAGACACTTCCCTGCTATTAACTGGCTAACAAGTTATTCCCTTTATTCTGATGATCTTAATAATTTTATGAAGAAAGAAGCTGGAGAAGAATGGCCTGAAATGCGTGCTACTGCCATGAGATTACTTCAAAAAGAAGATGAATTAAAATCAATCGTTCAATTAGTCGGCGTTGATGCGCTTTCACCAAAAGAACAATTAATTTTAGCGACCACTCAGTCTATTAGAGAAGACTTCTTGCATCAAAATGCTTTTGATGATGTTGATACTTACACTAGTCTTACAAAAATGTTTTGGATGCTAAAGGTCATTTTAGAATTGCATGAAAGGTCAATTTCGTTATTAGACAGCGGAAGGCCATTGAAAGATGTTATTGGTCTTCCGGTAAGAGAAGGAATTGGAAAGATCAAATTTATTCCCGAGAGTGAAATTGATAAATTCAAGGAGATCATTAACGAGATTAAAGAATCAACAAATAACCAATAA